One region of Anticarsia gemmatalis isolate Benzon Research Colony breed Stoneville strain chromosome 2, ilAntGemm2 primary, whole genome shotgun sequence genomic DNA includes:
- the Ctl2 gene encoding choline transporter-like 2 isoform X2 — MGKDYGEPTRYDPNFNGPIHNRSCTDIIWLILFILFLGAWGFVGYYGMTNGNIQKLLAPIDSNGKRCGLDSGLEDKKYLVFFNIENCLTPSTPITGCNTPQVCVKQCPDRTILFKEILTAANFEEYRSSMVCTEAVNTATMTFSMAQQYMTEKKCASYVLQSQPVLSRCIGDLSSLQCKKDRPGQTLSRSSSDSCVRNPSEARKSLVNRATALDSYVGWFVASWMTYFSNTRDERDTHILSAQIVQDLVQSRWYMLGALIAILILCFIYILLLRWVVAPVVWASIVGLLGLLGFCVYLCYKNYAYYRANPVSLIQTTNLKGYFQSLLTTKETWMVLLVLVAIVLVILLLMVIFLRSRITIAIALIREGSKAVTAIKSTVFFPIIPWLIQCCVIGYGVLVLMYLMSMGESAFRVVNLQNDTTCSCNGVYTKDYESCDPVTFTASCHDTNAGLLSACKAATCHFTGLDSPTSVVWLHLVNLLGFFWTMFFISGVSDMMLASTFSTWYWTYEKKNLPFFTLTSGIFRTLRYHLGTVAFGSLIIAIVRVIRVILEYIDQKLKKFDNPFTRCIMCCCKCFCWCLENFLKFINKNAYIMCAVHGHNFCKSAREAFSLLMRNIVRVVVLDKVTDFLFFLSKLLISIGVGFAVFYLLQWKLLYEATKGEPLHYNHIPAVILSIATYLICTIFFNVYEMAVDTLFLCFLEDCERNDGSPEKPYFMSRNLMKILGKKNKKIN, encoded by the exons ATGGGAAAAGATTACG GGGAGCCGACTCGGTACGACCCGAATTTCAACGGTCCCATCCACAACCGATCGTGCACAGACATCATATGGCTCATACTTTTTATACTATTTCTCGGAGCATGGGGATTTGTCGGCTATTACG gCATGACAAATGGAAACATACAGAAGCTACTGGCCCCCATAGACTCAAATGGAAAACGATGTGGCCTCGATTCAGGTCTTGAGGACAAGAAATATCTGGTATTCTTCAATATTGAAAATTGTCTAACGCCCAGCACTCCTATCACCGGTTGTAATACACCACag GTTTGTGTCAAGCAATGTCCAGATAGAACCATACTTTTCAAAGAAATTCTGACCGCGGCAAACTTTGAGGAATACAGGTCTAGCATGGTGTGCACGGAGGCAGTAAATACAGCCACCATGACTTTTTCTATGGCACAACAGTATATGACAGAAAAGAAATGTGCCAGCTATGTTCTACAAAGTCAGCCAG TGTTATCCCGTTGCATCGGTGATCTGTCCAGTCTTCAATGCAAGAAAGACAGACCGGGTCAAACCCTATCAAGATCGAGCAGTGATTCCTGCGTGCGGAACCCAAGCGAGGCGCGAAAGTCTCTTGTGAACAGAGCCACGGCCCTCGACTCGTACGTGGGCTGGTTCGTTGCCAGTTGGATGACATACTTCAGTAACACGAGGGATGAACGTGATACTCATATT CTATCGGCGCAGATAGTTCAAGATTTAGTGCAGTCACGCTGGTACATGCTGGGGGCTCTGATAGCCATCCTCATTCTCTGCTTCATATACATCTTGCTGCTCCGGTGGGTCGTCGCTCCTGTCGTCTGGGCTTCAATCGTCGGGCTTCTAGGATTGCTCGGATTTT GTGTATACCTGTGCTACAAAAACTACGCTTACTACCGCGCGAACCCCGTTAGTCTGATTCAAACTACGAACTTGAAAGGTTACTTCCAGTCCCTCTTGACCACGAAGGAGACCTGGATGGTGCTGCTTGTGTTAGTGGCCATCGTTCTAGTCATACTCTTGTTGATGGTCATCTTCTTAAGATCCAGGATCACTATCGCTATTGCACTCATACGAGAGGGAAGCAA GGCAGTAACAGCGATTAAATCGACGGTATTTTTCCCTATAATACCATGGCTGATTCAGTGCTGCGTGATAGGATATGGTGTGTTGGTGCTTATGTACCTTATGTCTATGGGAGAGTCCGCTTTCAGAGTGGTCAACCTTCAAAACGATACTACCTGCAGCTGCAATGGCGTTTACACTAAG GACTACGAGAGCTGCGATCCAGTAACTTTCACAGCCTCTTGTCACGACACTAACGCTGGGTTACTGTCGGCGTGTAAAGCTGCCACTTGCCACTTTACTGGACTCGACAGTCCAACTAGCGTCGTCTGGCTGCACT TGGTTAACTTACTGGGCTTCTTCTGGACCATGTTCTTTATCAGTGGCGTGTCGGACATGATGCTCGCCAGCACGTTCTCCACGTGGTACTGGACTTATGAGAAGAAGAATCTGCCCTTCTTCACACTTACTTCTGGCATATTTAGAACATTGAG GTACCATTTAGGTACTGTGGCTTTCGGGTCACTAATCATCGCAATCGTCCGTGTGATCCGTGTTATACTCGAGTACATAGACCAGAAGCTGAAGAAATTCGACAATCCCTTCACTAGATGTATAATGTGCTGTTGCAAATGCTTCTGTTGGTGCTTAGAGAACTTCcttaagtttattaataagaaCGCTTACATAATGTGCGCGGTACACGGTCACAACTTCTGCAAGAGTGCTCGAGAAGCATTCTCTTTGCTCATGAGGAATATTGTTAGAGTCGTCGTTTTAGATAAG gTCACAGACTTCCTATTCTTCCTCTCAAAGTTGTTGATATCGATCGGAGTGGGCTTCGCGGTGTTCTACTTGCTGCAGTGGAAGCTGCTGTACGAGGCGACGAAGGGAGAGCCGCTGCATTACAATCACATTCCCGCCGTTATACTGAGCATTGCCACCTACCTCATATGTACTATATTCTTCAACGTCTATGAAATGGCTGTTGATACTTTGTTCCTATGTTTCC ttgaAGACTGCGAAAGAAACGATGGTTCCCCGGAGAAACCATACTTTATGTCAAGAAATCTGATGAAGATCCTCGGAaagaagaataagaaaataaattaa
- the Ctl2 gene encoding choline transporter-like 2 isoform X3 translates to MREPTRYDPNFNGPIHNRSCTDIIWLILFILFLGAWGFVGYYGMTNGNIQKLLAPIDSNGKRCGLDSGLEDKKYLVFFNIENCLTPSTPITGCNTPQVCVKQCPDRTILFKEILTAANFEEYRSSMVCTEAVNTATMTFSMAQQYMTEKKCASYVLQSQPVLSRCIGDLSSLQCKKDRPGQTLSRSSSDSCVRNPSEARKSLVNRATALDSYVGWFVASWMTYFSNTRDERDTHILSAQIVQDLVQSRWYMLGALIAILILCFIYILLLRWVVAPVVWASIVGLLGLLGFCVYLCYKNYAYYRANPVSLIQTTNLKGYFQSLLTTKETWMVLLVLVAIVLVILLLMVIFLRSRITIAIALIREGSKAVTAIKSTVFFPIIPWLIQCCVIGYGVLVLMYLMSMGESAFRVVNLQNDTTCSCNGVYTKDYESCDPVTFTASCHDTNAGLLSACKAATCHFTGLDSPTSVVWLHLVNLLGFFWTMFFISGVSDMMLASTFSTWYWTYEKKNLPFFTLTSGIFRTLRYHLGTVAFGSLIIAIVRVIRVILEYIDQKLKKFDNPFTRCIMCCCKCFCWCLENFLKFINKNAYIMCAVHGHNFCKSAREAFSLLMRNIVRVVVLDKVTDFLFFLSKLLISIGVGFAVFYLLQWKLLYEATKGEPLHYNHIPAVILSIATYLICTIFFNVYEMAVDTLFLCFLEDCERNDGSPEKPYFMSRNLMKILGKKNKKIN, encoded by the exons ATGA GGGAGCCGACTCGGTACGACCCGAATTTCAACGGTCCCATCCACAACCGATCGTGCACAGACATCATATGGCTCATACTTTTTATACTATTTCTCGGAGCATGGGGATTTGTCGGCTATTACG gCATGACAAATGGAAACATACAGAAGCTACTGGCCCCCATAGACTCAAATGGAAAACGATGTGGCCTCGATTCAGGTCTTGAGGACAAGAAATATCTGGTATTCTTCAATATTGAAAATTGTCTAACGCCCAGCACTCCTATCACCGGTTGTAATACACCACag GTTTGTGTCAAGCAATGTCCAGATAGAACCATACTTTTCAAAGAAATTCTGACCGCGGCAAACTTTGAGGAATACAGGTCTAGCATGGTGTGCACGGAGGCAGTAAATACAGCCACCATGACTTTTTCTATGGCACAACAGTATATGACAGAAAAGAAATGTGCCAGCTATGTTCTACAAAGTCAGCCAG TGTTATCCCGTTGCATCGGTGATCTGTCCAGTCTTCAATGCAAGAAAGACAGACCGGGTCAAACCCTATCAAGATCGAGCAGTGATTCCTGCGTGCGGAACCCAAGCGAGGCGCGAAAGTCTCTTGTGAACAGAGCCACGGCCCTCGACTCGTACGTGGGCTGGTTCGTTGCCAGTTGGATGACATACTTCAGTAACACGAGGGATGAACGTGATACTCATATT CTATCGGCGCAGATAGTTCAAGATTTAGTGCAGTCACGCTGGTACATGCTGGGGGCTCTGATAGCCATCCTCATTCTCTGCTTCATATACATCTTGCTGCTCCGGTGGGTCGTCGCTCCTGTCGTCTGGGCTTCAATCGTCGGGCTTCTAGGATTGCTCGGATTTT GTGTATACCTGTGCTACAAAAACTACGCTTACTACCGCGCGAACCCCGTTAGTCTGATTCAAACTACGAACTTGAAAGGTTACTTCCAGTCCCTCTTGACCACGAAGGAGACCTGGATGGTGCTGCTTGTGTTAGTGGCCATCGTTCTAGTCATACTCTTGTTGATGGTCATCTTCTTAAGATCCAGGATCACTATCGCTATTGCACTCATACGAGAGGGAAGCAA GGCAGTAACAGCGATTAAATCGACGGTATTTTTCCCTATAATACCATGGCTGATTCAGTGCTGCGTGATAGGATATGGTGTGTTGGTGCTTATGTACCTTATGTCTATGGGAGAGTCCGCTTTCAGAGTGGTCAACCTTCAAAACGATACTACCTGCAGCTGCAATGGCGTTTACACTAAG GACTACGAGAGCTGCGATCCAGTAACTTTCACAGCCTCTTGTCACGACACTAACGCTGGGTTACTGTCGGCGTGTAAAGCTGCCACTTGCCACTTTACTGGACTCGACAGTCCAACTAGCGTCGTCTGGCTGCACT TGGTTAACTTACTGGGCTTCTTCTGGACCATGTTCTTTATCAGTGGCGTGTCGGACATGATGCTCGCCAGCACGTTCTCCACGTGGTACTGGACTTATGAGAAGAAGAATCTGCCCTTCTTCACACTTACTTCTGGCATATTTAGAACATTGAG GTACCATTTAGGTACTGTGGCTTTCGGGTCACTAATCATCGCAATCGTCCGTGTGATCCGTGTTATACTCGAGTACATAGACCAGAAGCTGAAGAAATTCGACAATCCCTTCACTAGATGTATAATGTGCTGTTGCAAATGCTTCTGTTGGTGCTTAGAGAACTTCcttaagtttattaataagaaCGCTTACATAATGTGCGCGGTACACGGTCACAACTTCTGCAAGAGTGCTCGAGAAGCATTCTCTTTGCTCATGAGGAATATTGTTAGAGTCGTCGTTTTAGATAAG gTCACAGACTTCCTATTCTTCCTCTCAAAGTTGTTGATATCGATCGGAGTGGGCTTCGCGGTGTTCTACTTGCTGCAGTGGAAGCTGCTGTACGAGGCGACGAAGGGAGAGCCGCTGCATTACAATCACATTCCCGCCGTTATACTGAGCATTGCCACCTACCTCATATGTACTATATTCTTCAACGTCTATGAAATGGCTGTTGATACTTTGTTCCTATGTTTCC ttgaAGACTGCGAAAGAAACGATGGTTCCCCGGAGAAACCATACTTTATGTCAAGAAATCTGATGAAGATCCTCGGAaagaagaataagaaaataaattaa
- the Ctl2 gene encoding choline transporter-like 2 isoform X4, with the protein MGCADSCIPPKESREPTRYDPNFNGPIHNRSCTDIIWLILFILFLGAWGFVGYYGMTNGNIQKLLAPIDSNGKRCGLDSGLEDKKYLVFFNIENCLTPSTPITGCNTPQVCVKQCPDRTILFKEILTAANFEEYRSSMVCTEAVNTATMTFSMAQQYMTEKKCASYVLQSQPVLHRCFVNVTEAINNIENITSMGLNEQQVAEQLTALLRFNQLSAQIVQDLVQSRWYMLGALIAILILCFIYILLLRWVVAPVVWASIVGLLGLLGFCVYLCYKNYAYYRANPVSLIQTTNLKGYFQSLLTTKETWMVLLVLVAIVLVILLLMVIFLRSRITIAIALIREGSKAVTAIKSTVFFPIIPWLIQCCVIGYGVLVLMYLMSMGESAFRVVNLQNDTTCSCNGVYTKDYESCDPVTFTASCHDTNAGLLSACKAATCHFTGLDSPTSVVWLHLVNLLGFFWTMFFISGVSDMMLASTFSTWYWTYEKKNLPFFTLTSGIFRTLRYHLGTVAFGSLIIAIVRVIRVILEYIDQKLKKFDNPFTRCIMCCCKCFCWCLENFLKFINKNAYIMCAVHGHNFCKSAREAFSLLMRNIVRVVVLDKVTDFLFFLSKLLISIGVGFAVFYLLQWKLLYEATKGEPLHYNHIPAVILSIATYLICTIFFNVYEMAVDTLFLCFLEDCERNDGSPEKPYFMSRNLMKILGKKNKKIN; encoded by the exons ATGGGATGCGCCGACAGCTGTATTCCACCGAAGGAGTCCA GGGAGCCGACTCGGTACGACCCGAATTTCAACGGTCCCATCCACAACCGATCGTGCACAGACATCATATGGCTCATACTTTTTATACTATTTCTCGGAGCATGGGGATTTGTCGGCTATTACG gCATGACAAATGGAAACATACAGAAGCTACTGGCCCCCATAGACTCAAATGGAAAACGATGTGGCCTCGATTCAGGTCTTGAGGACAAGAAATATCTGGTATTCTTCAATATTGAAAATTGTCTAACGCCCAGCACTCCTATCACCGGTTGTAATACACCACag GTTTGTGTCAAGCAATGTCCAGATAGAACCATACTTTTCAAAGAAATTCTGACCGCGGCAAACTTTGAGGAATACAGGTCTAGCATGGTGTGCACGGAGGCAGTAAATACAGCCACCATGACTTTTTCTATGGCACAACAGTATATGACAGAAAAGAAATGTGCCAGCTATGTTCTACAAAGTCAGCCAG TATTGCACAGGTGTTTCGTGAACGTTACCGAGGCGATAAACAACATAGAGAACATCACTAGTATGGGCTTGAATGAGCAGCAGGTGGCCGAACAACTCACTGCATTATTGCGCTTCAATCAG CTATCGGCGCAGATAGTTCAAGATTTAGTGCAGTCACGCTGGTACATGCTGGGGGCTCTGATAGCCATCCTCATTCTCTGCTTCATATACATCTTGCTGCTCCGGTGGGTCGTCGCTCCTGTCGTCTGGGCTTCAATCGTCGGGCTTCTAGGATTGCTCGGATTTT GTGTATACCTGTGCTACAAAAACTACGCTTACTACCGCGCGAACCCCGTTAGTCTGATTCAAACTACGAACTTGAAAGGTTACTTCCAGTCCCTCTTGACCACGAAGGAGACCTGGATGGTGCTGCTTGTGTTAGTGGCCATCGTTCTAGTCATACTCTTGTTGATGGTCATCTTCTTAAGATCCAGGATCACTATCGCTATTGCACTCATACGAGAGGGAAGCAA GGCAGTAACAGCGATTAAATCGACGGTATTTTTCCCTATAATACCATGGCTGATTCAGTGCTGCGTGATAGGATATGGTGTGTTGGTGCTTATGTACCTTATGTCTATGGGAGAGTCCGCTTTCAGAGTGGTCAACCTTCAAAACGATACTACCTGCAGCTGCAATGGCGTTTACACTAAG GACTACGAGAGCTGCGATCCAGTAACTTTCACAGCCTCTTGTCACGACACTAACGCTGGGTTACTGTCGGCGTGTAAAGCTGCCACTTGCCACTTTACTGGACTCGACAGTCCAACTAGCGTCGTCTGGCTGCACT TGGTTAACTTACTGGGCTTCTTCTGGACCATGTTCTTTATCAGTGGCGTGTCGGACATGATGCTCGCCAGCACGTTCTCCACGTGGTACTGGACTTATGAGAAGAAGAATCTGCCCTTCTTCACACTTACTTCTGGCATATTTAGAACATTGAG GTACCATTTAGGTACTGTGGCTTTCGGGTCACTAATCATCGCAATCGTCCGTGTGATCCGTGTTATACTCGAGTACATAGACCAGAAGCTGAAGAAATTCGACAATCCCTTCACTAGATGTATAATGTGCTGTTGCAAATGCTTCTGTTGGTGCTTAGAGAACTTCcttaagtttattaataagaaCGCTTACATAATGTGCGCGGTACACGGTCACAACTTCTGCAAGAGTGCTCGAGAAGCATTCTCTTTGCTCATGAGGAATATTGTTAGAGTCGTCGTTTTAGATAAG gTCACAGACTTCCTATTCTTCCTCTCAAAGTTGTTGATATCGATCGGAGTGGGCTTCGCGGTGTTCTACTTGCTGCAGTGGAAGCTGCTGTACGAGGCGACGAAGGGAGAGCCGCTGCATTACAATCACATTCCCGCCGTTATACTGAGCATTGCCACCTACCTCATATGTACTATATTCTTCAACGTCTATGAAATGGCTGTTGATACTTTGTTCCTATGTTTCC ttgaAGACTGCGAAAGAAACGATGGTTCCCCGGAGAAACCATACTTTATGTCAAGAAATCTGATGAAGATCCTCGGAaagaagaataagaaaataaattaa
- the Ctl2 gene encoding choline transporter-like 2 isoform X1 has translation MGCADSCIPPKESREPTRYDPNFNGPIHNRSCTDIIWLILFILFLGAWGFVGYYGMTNGNIQKLLAPIDSNGKRCGLDSGLEDKKYLVFFNIENCLTPSTPITGCNTPQVCVKQCPDRTILFKEILTAANFEEYRSSMVCTEAVNTATMTFSMAQQYMTEKKCASYVLQSQPVLSRCIGDLSSLQCKKDRPGQTLSRSSSDSCVRNPSEARKSLVNRATALDSYVGWFVASWMTYFSNTRDERDTHILSAQIVQDLVQSRWYMLGALIAILILCFIYILLLRWVVAPVVWASIVGLLGLLGFCVYLCYKNYAYYRANPVSLIQTTNLKGYFQSLLTTKETWMVLLVLVAIVLVILLLMVIFLRSRITIAIALIREGSKAVTAIKSTVFFPIIPWLIQCCVIGYGVLVLMYLMSMGESAFRVVNLQNDTTCSCNGVYTKDYESCDPVTFTASCHDTNAGLLSACKAATCHFTGLDSPTSVVWLHLVNLLGFFWTMFFISGVSDMMLASTFSTWYWTYEKKNLPFFTLTSGIFRTLRYHLGTVAFGSLIIAIVRVIRVILEYIDQKLKKFDNPFTRCIMCCCKCFCWCLENFLKFINKNAYIMCAVHGHNFCKSAREAFSLLMRNIVRVVVLDKVTDFLFFLSKLLISIGVGFAVFYLLQWKLLYEATKGEPLHYNHIPAVILSIATYLICTIFFNVYEMAVDTLFLCFLEDCERNDGSPEKPYFMSRNLMKILGKKNKKIN, from the exons ATGGGATGCGCCGACAGCTGTATTCCACCGAAGGAGTCCA GGGAGCCGACTCGGTACGACCCGAATTTCAACGGTCCCATCCACAACCGATCGTGCACAGACATCATATGGCTCATACTTTTTATACTATTTCTCGGAGCATGGGGATTTGTCGGCTATTACG gCATGACAAATGGAAACATACAGAAGCTACTGGCCCCCATAGACTCAAATGGAAAACGATGTGGCCTCGATTCAGGTCTTGAGGACAAGAAATATCTGGTATTCTTCAATATTGAAAATTGTCTAACGCCCAGCACTCCTATCACCGGTTGTAATACACCACag GTTTGTGTCAAGCAATGTCCAGATAGAACCATACTTTTCAAAGAAATTCTGACCGCGGCAAACTTTGAGGAATACAGGTCTAGCATGGTGTGCACGGAGGCAGTAAATACAGCCACCATGACTTTTTCTATGGCACAACAGTATATGACAGAAAAGAAATGTGCCAGCTATGTTCTACAAAGTCAGCCAG TGTTATCCCGTTGCATCGGTGATCTGTCCAGTCTTCAATGCAAGAAAGACAGACCGGGTCAAACCCTATCAAGATCGAGCAGTGATTCCTGCGTGCGGAACCCAAGCGAGGCGCGAAAGTCTCTTGTGAACAGAGCCACGGCCCTCGACTCGTACGTGGGCTGGTTCGTTGCCAGTTGGATGACATACTTCAGTAACACGAGGGATGAACGTGATACTCATATT CTATCGGCGCAGATAGTTCAAGATTTAGTGCAGTCACGCTGGTACATGCTGGGGGCTCTGATAGCCATCCTCATTCTCTGCTTCATATACATCTTGCTGCTCCGGTGGGTCGTCGCTCCTGTCGTCTGGGCTTCAATCGTCGGGCTTCTAGGATTGCTCGGATTTT GTGTATACCTGTGCTACAAAAACTACGCTTACTACCGCGCGAACCCCGTTAGTCTGATTCAAACTACGAACTTGAAAGGTTACTTCCAGTCCCTCTTGACCACGAAGGAGACCTGGATGGTGCTGCTTGTGTTAGTGGCCATCGTTCTAGTCATACTCTTGTTGATGGTCATCTTCTTAAGATCCAGGATCACTATCGCTATTGCACTCATACGAGAGGGAAGCAA GGCAGTAACAGCGATTAAATCGACGGTATTTTTCCCTATAATACCATGGCTGATTCAGTGCTGCGTGATAGGATATGGTGTGTTGGTGCTTATGTACCTTATGTCTATGGGAGAGTCCGCTTTCAGAGTGGTCAACCTTCAAAACGATACTACCTGCAGCTGCAATGGCGTTTACACTAAG GACTACGAGAGCTGCGATCCAGTAACTTTCACAGCCTCTTGTCACGACACTAACGCTGGGTTACTGTCGGCGTGTAAAGCTGCCACTTGCCACTTTACTGGACTCGACAGTCCAACTAGCGTCGTCTGGCTGCACT TGGTTAACTTACTGGGCTTCTTCTGGACCATGTTCTTTATCAGTGGCGTGTCGGACATGATGCTCGCCAGCACGTTCTCCACGTGGTACTGGACTTATGAGAAGAAGAATCTGCCCTTCTTCACACTTACTTCTGGCATATTTAGAACATTGAG GTACCATTTAGGTACTGTGGCTTTCGGGTCACTAATCATCGCAATCGTCCGTGTGATCCGTGTTATACTCGAGTACATAGACCAGAAGCTGAAGAAATTCGACAATCCCTTCACTAGATGTATAATGTGCTGTTGCAAATGCTTCTGTTGGTGCTTAGAGAACTTCcttaagtttattaataagaaCGCTTACATAATGTGCGCGGTACACGGTCACAACTTCTGCAAGAGTGCTCGAGAAGCATTCTCTTTGCTCATGAGGAATATTGTTAGAGTCGTCGTTTTAGATAAG gTCACAGACTTCCTATTCTTCCTCTCAAAGTTGTTGATATCGATCGGAGTGGGCTTCGCGGTGTTCTACTTGCTGCAGTGGAAGCTGCTGTACGAGGCGACGAAGGGAGAGCCGCTGCATTACAATCACATTCCCGCCGTTATACTGAGCATTGCCACCTACCTCATATGTACTATATTCTTCAACGTCTATGAAATGGCTGTTGATACTTTGTTCCTATGTTTCC ttgaAGACTGCGAAAGAAACGATGGTTCCCCGGAGAAACCATACTTTATGTCAAGAAATCTGATGAAGATCCTCGGAaagaagaataagaaaataaattaa
- the Rrp4 gene encoding exosome complex component Rrp4 produces the protein MSKTSSSSRFVILSFSCVFVCIGLFETFQILLICFLKMTSHVKIRLASERVNHSVPSNNALPRFYTPGEVITGMKDFMRGHGTYVEGDSLKSSVAGVMQKVNKLICIRPLKSRYVGEIGDVVVGRVLEVQQKRWKIETNSRLDSVLQLSSVNLPGGELRRRSAEDEQMMRKHLEEGDLISAEVQSVFSDGSLSLHTRSLKYGKLGQGILMKVFPSLIKRRKNHFHQLPCGVSLIIGNNGFIWISPLEMSSNLEGNKDELETIETQTVNRSDREIMARVKNCIAALVASKMMLDDTSIMFAYEESLKYDNVKDLLDPEAMLDVAFLTEHRINYIMED, from the exons ATGTCAAAGACATCGTCGTCTTCTCGTTTTGTGATTTTGTCATTTTCAtgtgtatttgtttgtattggtttgtttgaaacatttcaaatattacttatttgttttcttaaaatGACGAGCCACGTTAAAATACGGCTAGCCTCAGAAAGAGTGAACCATTCGGTGCCCTCAAACAATGCATTACCCCGATTTTACACACCCGGTGAGGTTATTACGGGCATGAAAGATTTTATGCG TGGACATGGAACCTATGTCGAAggcgatagtttaaaatcttCGGTGGCTGGAGTGATGCAAAAAGTGAACAAGTTAATTTGTATTAGACCGTTAAAAAGTCGGTATGTTGGAGAGATAGGCGATGTTGTTGTCGGACGAGTACTTGAGGTACAACAGAAGAGATGGAAAATTGAAACTAATTCTCGCTTGGATTCTGTACTTCAGTTGTCATCAGTAAATCTTCCTGGTGGTGAACTG AGGCGTAGATCAGCTGAAGATGAACAGATGATGAGAAAGCATCTTGAAGAAGGAGATCTTATCAGTGCAGAGGTTCAAAGTGTTTTCAGTGATGGCTCACTATCTTTGCATACTAGGAGTTTAAAGTATGGCAAG TTAGGACAGGGAATACTAATGAAAGTATTTCCCTCGCTGATCAAGCGCAGAAAGAACCACTTCCATCAGTTGCCGTGCGGTGTGTCTCTGATCATCGGTAACAATGGTTTCATATGGATCAGTCCACTTGAAATGAGCAGCAATTTGGAAGGCAATAAAGATGAATTAGAGACTATTGAGACACAG ACAGTAAACAGGTCAGATAGAGAAATAATGGCAAGAGTGAAGAATTGCATAGCCGCTCTAGTGGCCTCCAAGATGATGTTGGACGACACCAGCATTATGTTCGCTTACGAAGAGAGCTTGAAATACGACAACGTGAAAGACCTGCTGGACCCTGAAGCGATGCTAGACGTTGCTTTCCTCACAGAACATAGAATAAACTATATCATGGAAGATTGA
- the MED18 gene encoding mediator complex subunit 18 yields MSGITGMTSSNAAPITATDSLSQALKANIIPNQEYLLQGSVLDSAVEVLLHRLRGLCDNVDAGPETFDDQEVCFSLRDPNQQAAPLMLRVRKALDARDMPYQLRYIGQPDLGDKNRPTVVRSSLDIACSGMLIEFLNELGCRIEFEYSVKGYMFRKGRMKITVAKVFKISQASMPPEPISQSYLVELSVLAPQGQDAIAEDMRAFADQLRPLVQLDKIDYKRLGHMAVT; encoded by the exons atgtCTGGAATAACAGGCATGACTTCTTCAAACGCAGCACCGATAACCGCAACCGACAGTTTATCACAAGCACTAAAAGCTAATATTATTCCCAATCAAGAATATTTACTGCAG GGGTCTGTGCTAGATTCAGCAGTGGAAGTCTTACTTCATCGTCTTCGTGGATTGTGTGACAATGTTGACGCCGGACCTGAGACGTTTGACGACCAAGAAGTGTGTTTTAGCTTGCGTGATCCTAATCAACAG GCTGCTCCGTTAATGCTGAGAGTAAGGAAGGCCCTGGATGCACGTGACATGCCGTATCAACTGCGTTACATTGGTCAGCCAGACTTGGGAGACAAGAATCGCCCAACGGTGGTTCGATCCAGCTTAGATATAGCATGCAGCGGCATGCTTATAGAATTTCTTAATGAGCTTGGCTGTAGGATTGAATTTGAATACAGTGTCAAag GCTACATGTTCAGAAAAGGACGCATGAAGATAACAGTTGCAAAAGTATTCAAGATATCACAAGCGTCAATGCCCCCGGAGCCTATATCTCAGAGTTATCTAGTGGAATTATCT GTGCTAGCCCCACAAGGCCAAGACGCGATTGCCGAGGACATGCGCGCATTCGCAGACCAGTTACGACCCCTCGTACAACTGGACAAGATCGACTACAAGCGGCTGGGCCATATGGCGGTCACATAG
- the LOC142984072 gene encoding uncharacterized protein LOC142984072 produces MYTKLKLCILFFVFTTGECAHFDVTSEEGHVPFAVNPAPDSHRCGVCPTYFQKICAYDVFTKRTFIFDNHCIMDLYNCLEGTQFSPMEYDKCLYFGNFAYVHGYKYEDMDYGENHIVVKNSKKNPDFIDISK; encoded by the exons atgtatacaaaattaaagttGTGTATACTTTTCTTTGTCTTTA CCACTGGCGAATGCGCACATTTCGATGTCACCTCTGAAGAAGGCCATGTGCCGTTTGCTGTTAACCCCGCGCCAGATAGCCACAG atgCGGCGTTTGTCCCACCTACTTCCAGAAGATTTGTGCTTACGATGTGTTCACTAAACGCACATTTATTTTCGACAATCATTGTATAATGGACCTGTATAACTGTTTAGAAGGCACAC AATTTTCGCCAATGGAGTACGACAAATGTTTATACTTCGGTAATTTCGCTTACGTTCACGGGTACAAGTACGAGGATATGGATTACGGAGAAAATCATATTGTCGTGAAAAATTCTAAGAAGAATCCGGACTTTATAGATATTTCTAAATAA